gcatacAAAACAGCTAGTTCTCTGGCTGGGGCAATAGTGAATAAAGACGATAAGAGTAGTAAAACACCAAAATTAAGTTACATACTTACTTTAAAAATCCTATTTGTAACAATTGCTAAAGTAATCTTTCAAAAGGCGGGCCTGTAGCTCAGTCGTTAGTGGGTTTGGATCCAGGCTGTGTCAGTTTCTTCTGATTACCTGGCACCAGTCAAACAAGTATTCAGTagatttacttactatttagaAGTGAAAGTCTACACGGTAATTTTTAATTCTTGGTTAAACAAAATGCAAGTATATGCAGCACAGTATACTTCTAACGGTCTCGTAAAGGTAAAAACTGctcaaattttaaaattaagTCTTACTTAGTTGAAcgcaggaccttcttgctgttaATTAGTTTAGTTCTCCAGTTTATTCTGATTAAATTGTTGCTTCAGTAGGAAAGCCCCAgtggaatgtgtccttaccccaagtgaaggagttaaagtacctcggggtcttgttcacgagtgaggggaagatggagtgtgagtttggctagagaatcggagcagccggggcgttattgcactcgctttaccgcaccgttgtgacgaaaagagagctgaaccggaaggcaaagctctcgatctaccggtcaaacttcgttcctaccctcacctatggtcatgaaggatgagTCATGACCAAAATAACTAGATCACGGTTACAAGCGGCTGAAATGGGTTTCCttaggagagtggctggcgtctcccttagagatagggtgagaagctgagCCATTCGTGAgaagctcggagtagagccgctgctcatttgcgtcgaaaggagccagttttggcatctggtgaggatgccccctgggcgcctccctagggaggtgttccaggcacggccagctgggaagagggccccggggaagacccaggactaggtggagagattatatctctgcactggcctgggaatgccttgggatcccccagttaagagctggtagatgtggcccaggaagggaagtttggggtcccttGGAGCTGTTTCCCCCGCGACCCGGCCCCGGATAAggggctgaagatggatggatggaatcgCCTTATGCGGGGCACCATTTGTTGCGCACAGTGTAGGGGTAATGTGTTGGttaatagctagtgtgaaattaaatcattgacatcaatatAATTATTAGTAATCACCAAGATAATTCACAAAacaaataacggggcaccacgctaaaaagggactaataaccaaactataaatcaagtctcagtGATATTCACTCATTAACAGCAAGGAATTGAAGATTGAAGACTATGTTTTCAGCCAGCATTACAGTACACATATGCACAAAGAAATCACAGAATACTTCTgcttaaagtataacagggtttattcaCTTCCAACAATACTAATGTGATCAATACAAGTTGAAATCAACAAAATCATACAATATCCTAATAtctaaacaacaaatacaaacattcattcatgcatGTGGAGGGgaggcgtgtgtgtatgtgtcggTGAGATAAGGAGGGGAGAGCTTAGGAAGGGAGCTAGCTGGACTTTAAGCTACCGACCACATGGCTGAGATGTTGCTAGCAGGCTGTATTTATACACCACGTGTGATCCTCACATTAAATCTCTCTGTAGGTAGCTCTAtatgtgtggagggacaggTGTATGTGTTAGTAAATTAGAAAtaaaaggaagaaggaaagacTTAAAGCAAGGCAGATCTTATTCGGAACAGTGAGGCATGATAGCGGTTCATAAACAAACGCAATCTCGCATTAAACAATACAGTAAACATCAATCAAAATAACGACACATGCTAATCTAACTTCTGGCCAGATTTagccttaagcctagtttatgcttctgcgatttcagagcgacgcagacgcaagacccccttacgtgtcccttgcgtgtcccttgcgtgccttttcacacctccttgcgtccatgcgtgtgtcgacccatttttctagcctcctgcagcgcaccaggctgcgattggtctgctaactacatcctttacggagtctcacatttgtgttttcatagcccgataccggcattattaaaacaaagaatgtttacgagagaacggatccgattgaagaacttttgacggaagaaatgcgtaaatatgactgcttATACAATCCGTCATTGGtaggttggattcatggagggagatctcctcAAAAACGGCGGTTTGCCAGTCGAgaagtgcacaaagttgtggtggaaaatacgggacaaatgtgtccgcgatgaaaagcagcagtggcgatgcacggggcaataaagtctatgataaataaataaacaaaccaacgacttccacacacaaagacgtgactctctaggtcgtcttcaacaaaacacgttactccacctgttgttctggcggtgaattgctctgcaacacacacaagactttttagaaccatgaattgaaacaagtgcgtcgacggaacgacgcagacgcagaagcatgcgccagcctttactgTGCATTGATaggcttttctttctctcctttattGCGGGGATTGATCATGGGATCATGACGACTTATTTCTTGGTGGCACAAAAGCTGTTGTGCTGTGGGCGCCCTACCTCGCGGGGTAGGCCAAGGGGTCCCAGGGGAGAGGCGGACGACAAGCAGGATCACGGTGAAGTTAACAAAGGTTTATTATCAATAATTCAACCGGGGAAGGGGAAAAGGGAGAGGAAAAACGGTAACTCAAAAAACTCTTCACCGGGGTGGCCAGGGACATCAGGAGGCTTCGCCAGATTACTCCTGGTGCAGAAGAAAGAGAATATATTTCGTTAGAACCGTCTCGTTTGAGGAACATCCCCTGGGTCTCACCCTCCTCGCGTTCCTGCTGTCTCGCTCGCTTTCTCCTccgtgtcttcttcttcttcttcttcttttcgtttactggcagatcgcaaccaacttaaaggtgcatataccgccacctactgcactGGAGTGTGAGGCTGGTCACGgacaagtttcctgagtgaaataggCGGGCCAccattggcctttcactctgccaacgactTCCGGTTGCGTCTGCAAAGCACTTCCAGTTAGCGAGTTAGCGTCTTTTACTGTCTTTGGTTAGTGTGCAGAAAAATTAAACTATGGATGGTGTTACACGCCGACACGGCtccgggacatattgtgctgtccacggttgcaacaactcgtggcgattgctgaatgtttggtcgAAAAGAGAATGTTTCGACCATCGACCATCTACAAGGCGCCAATGTGGATGTGCTCCCCCGAATGCGTTGTATGAGAAACCTAAAACAGATGTTGAATCTCGGAAGTGGCTAGCGGCTTTGAAGTTGAAGAATCCGCCCAaaagactgtttgtttgttcttatcACTTCATTGATAAAAAGCCCACAGAGGAAAACCCTTTCCCGGAACTTTGGTTGGGATACGAGCGACCTCCCCAGCAAAAGAGACGTAAACTCGACAGAAACACAAGTAACACGCAATCGGATGGTAAGTGGTTCTTGATATTTTTCTGGTTAGCTAAAGTTTGCAGCATAAGTTCGACTGTTGATATAACGTTATGTGTCTCTGTCCTGTGTTAGTAGGGTACATACATGTATAGTtgatgctgtttgtcttttagaaGTGTGCATCGAGCCGAAGTTTAAAGATGCTGCAATACAATGGGACCACAGCTACGCGGCAAAGTTGGACCACGTGAACAAATCGACGCAGACTGAGGGTCAGACTGTGGCTGATGATATGCTCCTGGATGATGATACCTCGCTGCTGTACACAGGACTGCgtctattatatttttttactttggtgaaAACGATGTTGCCATTTAGTAAACCATCATGTAGTATTCCTGTTGTTGACCAAATACTGATGACCCTcatgaaactgaaactgaaccTTGTGTTAGGGGATGTGGCAAAGCGCTTTAAAGTGTCTAAAGGTGAAGTAAGTAAGGTGATTGCTCACTGGATTGATGCATTGGGTGAGCAGCTTGAACCCATGGTTGCCTGGCTGCCAAGAAGTGTTATTCGTGCTAACATGCCACCATCCTTTAAAAAGAACCACCCCCAGACCACTTGCATCATCGATTGTGCTGAAACGGCTATTCAGGGAGCTACAAACCTTAACTGTAGGGGTGCCACTTTCAGTCATTACAAGGCAACCAATACTGCCAAATATCTTGTTGCTGTGTCACCTCATGGGCTGATAATGTTTATATCAGAGGCCTATGCTGGTAAAAGCAGTGACAAGTTCATCACTATAAACAGTGGGTTTCTGGAGGCCCTAAGGCCTGGTGATGAGGTAATGGCTGACAGGGGTTTCACGATTCGAGATGTACTACATGAAAGGAAGGTGAAATTAAATATTCCTGCCTTTACCTACAAGTGTGGTCAATTGACCAATGAGCAGGTAACGCGCACTAGACGAGTGGCCAATGTCCGTATACATGTGGAGAGGGCAATCCGAAGACTTAAAGTCTTCAAAATTCTGTCCCAAACTGTCCCCATCTCCATGACCCCGAGGTTGGACAAGATTCTTATCATATGTGCTGCTTTAGAAAACATG
The Gasterosteus aculeatus chromosome 17, fGasAcu3.hap1.1, whole genome shotgun sequence DNA segment above includes these coding regions:
- the LOC120835728 gene encoding uncharacterized protein LOC120835728 translates to MDGVTRRHGSGTYCAVHGCNNSWRLLNVWSKRECFDHRPSTRRQCGCAPPNALYEKPKTDVESRKWLAALKLKNPPKRLFVCSYHFIDKKPTEENPFPELWLGYERPPQQKRRKLDRNTSNTQSDEVCIEPKFKDAAIQWDHSYAAKLDHVNKSTQTEGQTVADDMLLDDDTSLLYTGLRLLYFFTLVKTMLPFSKPSCSIPVVDQILMTLMKLKLNLVLGDVAKRFKVSKGEVSKVIAHWIDALGEQLEPMVAWLPRSVIRANMPPSFKKNHPQTTCIIDCAETAIQGATNLNCRGATFSHYKATNTAKYLVAVSPHGLIMFISEAYAGKSSDKFITINSGFLEALRPGDEVMADRGFTIRDVLHERKVKLNIPAFTYKCGQLTNEQVTRTRRVANVRIHVERAIRRLKVFKILSQTVPISMTPRLDKILIICAALENMRSRLIRLPHEV